AAACCGATCAATCATTACTTTGATCTGGTGAAGGAATCCCTTAAACGTCCGGAGCCGAAAGAAAATAAGTTCAGAGCAAGGGACATTACCTTTTTCCTTCAGTTTTTCAAGCCAGTCTGGAAGATCGCGATCTTGAGCTTTGCTATGGCCATCCTGCTTTCTCTGATCAGGTCCGTCGTGCCCTTATGCTCAAAAATTTTTATCGACTTTGTCATTTTAAAGCAAGCCTATAACCAGGTATATTCAATACTATCCTTCGCGGGGATGCAGTCGTTTACCCCCACGGTGGTCAATATACTGCAGACGGTCGAATACGTCATCCTTATCATGATCGCCGTCGGCATCATTTACGCTTTTTTTGAGGCAATCAGGAATTATATAACGATGCGATACGAGCAACAGCTCACGTACAACCTGCAGCTCGGGCTGTTCGATCACGTCCTGAGGTTTCCTCTCTCGTACCTGAAAAGCAAGCAGACGGGCTACCTGGTATCGCGGATATCCAGCGACGTATACGTCCTGCAATACCTGATGTCCAGTATGATCACTGGAACGATCTCAAACTTTTTCTTCATGCTCTTCAGCGTCCTGATCCTGATGGCCCTCAACGTCAATATCGCCATTATCGTCGCCTGTACAGTCCCCGCTTATCTCGTCGTCAACTATTTCTTTTCCGGCCGGATCCGGGCGATCGGCTACATCGAGCAGGAGTCCTACGCCCAGGTCGGGAAGGACATGCAGGAGATCCTCTCCGGGGTCGAAGTGGTCAAGTCCCATACCACGGAAGACCGGGAAGTCGAGAAGGTCTCTAACAGGCTGAAGACCCTGATGAACACCCGTATCAAGTCCATGATAGTCTCGTCGGCCTCGCGATCGATGACCCGGGCCATCCAGTACGGCGTGCTGATCATCGTGCTATGGTTCGGGGCCCACGAGGTCGAGCGGGGCAACATGACGGTCGGAGACTATGTCGCCTTCCTCTCATACATGTTGATGCTGTCGGGCTCAGTCAGCAACCTTTTCAACACCTACCTGATGATGCAGCCCGTGCTGTCGTCGCTCGACCGCCTGATGGAGCTGTTCAAGACGGATCCCGAGTACGAAAGGGACGAGCAAAAGCGGAAAGGGCTCAAGCCCGAGAAGCTGGCCGGGGATATCAGATATCGCGACGTCACGTTCTCCTACGAGGTCAACAAGCCGGTGCTGAGCAACGTCAGCTTTGACATAAAATCCGGGGAGGCCGTCGCACTGGTCGGCCTGAGCGGAGCCGGAAAGACTACACTGGTCAATTTGCTGCTCAAGTTCTACACGCCGCAAAACGGCGCCATCTACCTGGACAGTAGCGACCTGAAGGACCTCAACACGACCTGGCTCCGGAAACAGATCGGCATCGTGTCGCAGGACATCTTCCTCTTCGACGACACGATCGAGAACAATATAAAATATGGCAGGCCTACCGCCCGCAAGGAAGAGGTGATCGAAGCCGCGAAGATCGCCCATATCCACGACGAGATCATGCAGCTCCCAGGCGGGTACGGCACCGTGGTCGGCGAGCGGGGCATCAAGCTCTCCACCGGCCAGCGGCAGCGCGTCTCGATCGCCCGGGCCTTCCTGAAAAACCCGCCGCTGCTCATCCTGGACGAGCCCACGTCCGCCCTCGACGTCGAGACGGAGAAACACCTGAAAGAATCGCTGAAGACGTTGATCAAGGGCACGACGACGATCATCATCTCGCACCATATGATGCTCACCGATATCGCGGACAAGATACTGGTGATCAGCGAAGGCGGGATCGCCTATATGGGCACCCATGAAGAGCTTAAAAAGAAAGAAGGACTGTATCAACGATTGATCGCAACACCTGAAGAATCGGGCTGAAAATGTATTCCGAATACATTTTCAAGTGGTCGCCGAGGAAAAAGAATACAATTGATTAGCGTATATAACATTACAAATCGGGCTAACGCTCATCGAATCATCCTGAAGTCGTGGTCGTGATGTATTGGGAAGACGTAATCTATTATGGAGGCCAACACTTTATTTTTGGGGGCTTGTGTTCCTTGCTGGCGGGCTATGCGGTGTGGCGGTTGATCTCGACCACCTCATCCCGTACGAATACCGGATCAGGCTCTACTGGCACTACTCCATCCGCACGATCGACTTTCTGGTTTTTAAATCGGGACGCCCTCTTCATCCTGTTATGCTCATTATATGCCTCGGTATTCTTGCACTTGCTGGAGGATGGATTATTGGGATGGTTTTAAGAAAAAGGCTAAAAAAATGATGATTTGAAAATTTACTAATAAATTTGTATATTATTGATTTTAGTTGTTTTATTTATGCGTTAACCAGTAAACCCAGTGCCGGAAATACGAAACGAGAAGTGGCCATCGTTTTAATTCGGGATATCGTTTTCTCATGAACTCTGAAGAAGGAAATGCATGCTTTAACATACGGCTAACGATGCTGCCATTTTTCCCGTCTCCGGATAATGCTAACCGGAATCCGCTTATCGGATTGCGCGTCTTCTGATAGGCGTAAAAATGAGTCTCCCTCTTCAAAGCCTTCGGCCACCTGGAGAAATCGTCGACATCTTCAGGTATCCGCAGATCGGTCCAGAGCCTGGCCATCTGAATTGACTTTTCCAGCGCGACCCTCGACAGGTTTTCCACGCTGAGCTTTTTTGCTAACTCCCAATCACGAGGCGACTCGAGGTGCTCGCAGAGCAGGGCAATGTCAAGAATCCATATAAGCCGGAGCCCTTTATCGTGCTGGTATATCAGATGCGAAGCGGCGAAGCATAGCGCATCGGCCGGGTGCATCGTCTTAAACGAGACGTCGGCCATTTTAACCGTGATGGCCCGTTCAAAGACCGGTTTCATGTCCGCCTGCTCGTTCATCATGCTGAACGGCTGATAGTTCCAGTGGAGCTCGATACAGGGCCCGCTGCGGGAATCGCCCGGGATGAACGCTTCCTGGTTGATCCTTTTTTCTTCCAGCGAGCAGGCAATCGTCTCCGAATACAAGTAGCCAAGGCCCTTTAATACCTCGCAGGACCGGGGCACGTCTTCCGGATAGACCAGCAGGTCAATATCACTATATGGCCTCACGCCAGGATTGTTGTATAAATATACGGCGAATGCAGGACCTTTTAGCAATAGTACATCGATGCCCTCCTTCTTAAAAGCCGACATGACGTTTTTCACGACCTTTTCGACCACGACCGATTTACTAGCGGTCTGGAGGTAATTTCTCCTCATACTACCCATAGCTTCAGGCGGAGGGAGCATCAAGGGAGTCGGCCGGGCTGTCAGCTGCTTATAGAAATACGGCAAAATCCCGTGAATATCGAGGAAATATAGCAGGTCCTTCCATTCATCGGCCGAGAGCGTCGGGAGCTTTACCGGCTCTTTTCTCAAGACCGAAAGAATAAACAGCAGCTTGTCACCGGTGATATCGACAGTATCGCTTGAAACGGCGCACAGCACATTATCGGCATGCAAAACATTTACATCATCAATTAACCTCAAATCCGAGGGATCGTGGTAATTGGAATTAACGGAGATTTCCATTTTGCATGCCACCCGGGCGCACTGAGTTACCGGAATAATCAGATTGCGCTACATCTATTTGTAATTAGTTATTGATATATTTTCATTGTTCTGTTTCCATTGTATAATATTATCAATTAGCCAATTGCCATTACAGGTGTCATTTATTTCTGCTTAATTACTATAGCTAATAACGTTAAATACTATAAACGATTTATATAAGGAAGCTATAAATAGCATCGCTAGCGACCTTCGGGATGAATTTATGGAAAATAAAAATGCTCAGCCGCTGTCGAAAGTGAAAATCGCGACAATAATAGCGTATTTGGCTATCATCCTGGCATTGGTTTTCCTTTACACTAACTCGCCTGTGACTGGCTACGAGTTATC
The Dehalobacter sp. DNA segment above includes these coding regions:
- a CDS encoding ABC transporter ATP-binding protein/permease, with the protein product MSKKNFKRLFIDTIKPINHYFDLVKESLKRPEPKENKFRARDITFFLQFFKPVWKIAILSFAMAILLSLIRSVVPLCSKIFIDFVILKQAYNQVYSILSFAGMQSFTPTVVNILQTVEYVILIMIAVGIIYAFFEAIRNYITMRYEQQLTYNLQLGLFDHVLRFPLSYLKSKQTGYLVSRISSDVYVLQYLMSSMITGTISNFFFMLFSVLILMALNVNIAIIVACTVPAYLVVNYFFSGRIRAIGYIEQESYAQVGKDMQEILSGVEVVKSHTTEDREVEKVSNRLKTLMNTRIKSMIVSSASRSMTRAIQYGVLIIVLWFGAHEVERGNMTVGDYVAFLSYMLMLSGSVSNLFNTYLMMQPVLSSLDRLMELFKTDPEYERDEQKRKGLKPEKLAGDIRYRDVTFSYEVNKPVLSNVSFDIKSGEAVALVGLSGAGKTTLVNLLLKFYTPQNGAIYLDSSDLKDLNTTWLRKQIGIVSQDIFLFDDTIENNIKYGRPTARKEEVIEAAKIAHIHDEIMQLPGGYGTVVGERGIKLSTGQRQRVSIARAFLKNPPLLILDEPTSALDVETEKHLKESLKTLIKGTTTIIISHHMMLTDIADKILVISEGGIAYMGTHEELKKKEGLYQRLIATPEESG
- a CDS encoding nucleotidyltransferase family protein translates to MEISVNSNYHDPSDLRLIDDVNVLHADNVLCAVSSDTVDITGDKLLFILSVLRKEPVKLPTLSADEWKDLLYFLDIHGILPYFYKQLTARPTPLMLPPPEAMGSMRRNYLQTASKSVVVEKVVKNVMSAFKKEGIDVLLLKGPAFAVYLYNNPGVRPYSDIDLLVYPEDVPRSCEVLKGLGYLYSETIACSLEEKRINQEAFIPGDSRSGPCIELHWNYQPFSMMNEQADMKPVFERAITVKMADVSFKTMHPADALCFAASHLIYQHDKGLRLIWILDIALLCEHLESPRDWELAKKLSVENLSRVALEKSIQMARLWTDLRIPEDVDDFSRWPKALKRETHFYAYQKTRNPISGFRLALSGDGKNGSIVSRMLKHAFPSSEFMRKRYPELKRWPLLVSYFRHWVYWLTHK